One bacterium DNA window includes the following coding sequences:
- the scpB gene encoding SMC-Scp complex subunit ScpB, with product MRATEIIEALLFASDAPLTAADLCRAHEDLDEDAVEEAIRALRAEYDATGRAFQIYEIAGGYQLLTRPEYASVLERFHTVPQSGRLSGAALEVLAIIAYRQPIGRAEIEEIRGIGSAGVLRTLQERQLIDVVGRGEGLGRPLLYGTTKKFLEHFGFNSLHDLPRPEELPVVLKQRASGDGAAPQAQNGAAGPQPVAAARRAEAPPAEPAATAGAPPATDASAPGSDGAAPATAGAAPDLSAAGPSVLEARAADAASGPRAGTADGATAEGAAERAAAGAVPGPGDEDEPRPGVAAGPDHGHAASDGVGQVPAEGQPAAAEPGPTED from the coding sequence ATGCGAGCGACTGAGATCATCGAGGCGCTGCTCTTCGCGTCCGATGCGCCGCTGACGGCCGCCGACCTGTGCCGCGCGCACGAGGACCTGGACGAGGATGCGGTCGAGGAGGCGATCCGGGCGCTCCGGGCGGAGTACGACGCCACGGGCCGCGCGTTCCAGATCTACGAGATCGCCGGCGGCTACCAGCTCCTGACCCGCCCCGAGTACGCGAGCGTCCTGGAGCGGTTCCACACCGTGCCCCAGAGCGGCCGGTTGTCGGGCGCGGCGCTCGAGGTGCTCGCGATCATTGCGTACCGTCAGCCGATCGGCCGGGCGGAGATCGAGGAGATCCGCGGGATCGGTTCGGCGGGCGTGTTGCGGACCCTCCAGGAGCGGCAGCTCATTGACGTGGTGGGCCGGGGCGAGGGGCTGGGTCGGCCGCTGCTCTACGGGACCACGAAGAAGTTCCTCGAGCATTTCGGGTTCAACTCGTTGCACGATCTGCCGCGGCCGGAGGAGCTGCCGGTGGTGCTGAAGCAGCGGGCATCCGGCGATGGGGCCGCACCGCAGGCCCAGAACGGCGCTGCGGGGCCGCAACCCGTGGCGGCGGCGCGGCGTGCCGAGGCGCCGCCGGCAGAGCCGGCGGCAACGGCGGGGGCTCCCCCGGCGACCGACGCCTCGGCGCCAGGGTCCGATGGCGCGGCGCCGGCAACCGCGGGGGCTGCGCCGGACCTGTCAGCGGCAGGGCCGTCGGTGCTCGAGGCTCGGGCCGCGGACGCGGCGTCGGGTCCGCGGGCTGGGACGGCGGATGGTGCTACGGCAGAGGGTGCTGCGGAACGGGCCGCGGCGGGGGCGGTGCCGGGACCGGGCGACGAGGACGAGCCGCGCCCGGGTGTTGCGGCCGGGCCGGATCACGGCCATGCTGCGTCCGACGGGGTAGGGCAGGTCCCCGCGGAGGGGCAGCCCGCCGCTGCCGAGCCCGGCCCCACCGAGGACTGA
- a CDS encoding ATPase, with protein MIERLLIGLLTGGHVLLEGVPGLAKTLTVRTLAETVDATFQRIQFTPDLLPADVVGTMVYNQQTGEFTPKLGPIFANIVLADEINRAPPKVQSALLEAMQEKQVTIGGQTFPLEEPFLVMATQNPIEHEGTYPLPEAQVDRFMMKLEVGYPDRSEEREIMRRMAGQELAPVDVVATPAEILAARREIAGLYMDEKLADYIVDLVHATRKPEAYGLADIAPLIEYGASPRATIYLATCARAHAYLRGRGYVLPEDVKAIGPDVLRHRIITSYEAEAEEVTADDLVARIFEAVDVP; from the coding sequence ATGATCGAGCGCCTGCTGATCGGCCTGCTGACCGGCGGCCACGTCCTGCTCGAGGGTGTGCCCGGGCTCGCCAAGACGCTGACCGTTCGCACGCTCGCCGAGACGGTGGACGCCACCTTCCAGCGGATCCAGTTCACGCCGGACCTGCTACCCGCCGACGTGGTCGGGACGATGGTCTACAACCAGCAGACGGGCGAATTCACGCCCAAGCTGGGGCCGATCTTCGCCAACATCGTGCTGGCGGACGAGATCAACCGCGCGCCGCCCAAGGTGCAGTCCGCGCTGCTCGAGGCCATGCAGGAAAAGCAGGTGACGATCGGCGGGCAGACGTTCCCGCTGGAGGAGCCGTTCCTCGTCATGGCCACGCAGAACCCCATCGAGCACGAGGGCACCTACCCTCTGCCCGAGGCCCAGGTCGATCGCTTCATGATGAAGCTCGAGGTCGGCTACCCGGACCGGAGCGAGGAGCGCGAGATCATGCGGCGCATGGCGGGCCAGGAGCTGGCGCCGGTGGACGTCGTCGCTACGCCTGCCGAGATCCTCGCGGCGCGCCGGGAGATCGCTGGCCTCTACATGGACGAGAAGCTCGCGGATTACATCGTGGACCTCGTCCACGCGACGCGTAAGCCGGAGGCGTACGGGCTCGCGGACATCGCGCCGCTCATTGAGTACGGCGCCTCGCCGCGGGCGACGATCTATCTTGCGACCTGCGCCCGCGCCCACGCCTACTTGCGCGGCCGGGGCTACGTCCTGCCGGAAGACGTGAAGGCCATCGGCCCGGACGTCCTGCGCCACCGCATCATCACCAGCTACGAGGCCGAGGCGGAGGAGGTCACCGCGGACGACCTCGTCGCCCGCATCTTCGAAGCCGTGGACGTCCCTTGA
- a CDS encoding aerotolerance regulator BatA yields MTFGFANPWALLLLPVLIGLAWFGRRVWRRPAFTFSRAEAVAGMGGRSANAVARMPDALRFLVLALLTIALAGPRTGVSVVDVDAEGIAIVIAIDVSSSMLAEDFQPRNRLAVAKEKVIAFIRGRQYDRIGMVAFAGEALTQVPITVDYPVLYRALEQLDVGQLEDGTAIGTAIATAANRLRRAPGESRVIILMTDGENNRGEIDPVTAAQAAAAFGIKIYAIGVGTEGIAPIPIARNLLGGYEYANLPVHIDEELLQSIADITGGRYFRATNEAALDSIYRLIDQLEKTEVEVRRYTNYTPHHLPFVLMAAVLLLAEWGLRASRWGRVP; encoded by the coding sequence GTGACCTTCGGCTTCGCGAACCCGTGGGCGCTGCTGTTGCTGCCTGTCCTGATCGGGCTGGCGTGGTTCGGCCGGCGGGTGTGGCGCCGGCCGGCCTTCACCTTCTCTCGCGCCGAAGCCGTTGCGGGCATGGGGGGCAGGTCGGCGAACGCGGTGGCTCGCATGCCGGACGCCCTCCGCTTCCTTGTGCTCGCCTTGCTCACCATCGCCCTCGCGGGGCCGCGGACCGGGGTCTCCGTGGTGGACGTGGACGCGGAGGGGATCGCCATCGTGATCGCGATCGACGTCTCCAGCTCGATGCTCGCGGAGGACTTCCAGCCCCGGAACCGCCTCGCCGTCGCCAAGGAGAAAGTGATCGCGTTCATCCGGGGTCGGCAGTACGACCGCATCGGCATGGTCGCCTTCGCGGGTGAAGCGCTGACCCAGGTGCCGATCACGGTGGATTACCCGGTCCTGTACCGCGCCCTCGAGCAGCTCGACGTCGGCCAGCTCGAGGACGGCACGGCGATCGGGACGGCCATCGCCACCGCGGCCAACCGGCTGCGGCGCGCGCCGGGCGAGTCGCGCGTCATCATCCTCATGACCGATGGCGAGAACAACCGTGGCGAGATCGATCCCGTGACGGCCGCGCAGGCTGCCGCGGCGTTCGGGATCAAGATCTACGCGATCGGGGTCGGCACCGAGGGGATCGCACCGATCCCGATCGCCCGCAACCTGCTCGGGGGCTACGAGTACGCGAACCTCCCCGTACACATTGACGAGGAGCTGCTCCAGTCCATTGCGGACATCACGGGCGGGCGCTACTTCCGGGCGACCAACGAAGCGGCGCTGGACAGCATCTACCGGCTGATCGACCAGCTCGAGAAGACGGAGGTGGAAGTGCGCCGCTACACGAACTATACGCCGCATCACCTCCCGTTCGTTCTCATGGCCGCCGTGCTGCTGCTGGCCGAGTGGGGGCTCCGGGCGAGCCGGTGGGGGAGGGTGCCGTGA
- a CDS encoding site-2 protease family protein, whose amino-acid sequence MEVLLVLPVLLLSVVIHEYAHGWMALRQGDRTALEAGRLTMNPAAHIDPVGSILVPLVLWLAPGNVLFGWARPVPVDPRNYRNYRRGDILVSLAGITANLLLAAAFTGLIIVLVHLGRAAPAGEEVFSLLRTMARVGIWLNLLLAFFNLIPIPPLDGSHVLYHLLPTRLALVYRGVGRYGMVVLLLLLFLAPEVIDFLLWPVSMLDGLAAALVRLST is encoded by the coding sequence ATGGAAGTGTTGCTCGTGCTCCCCGTCCTGTTGCTCTCCGTGGTCATCCACGAATACGCCCACGGGTGGATGGCGCTGCGGCAGGGTGATCGGACGGCGCTGGAGGCCGGGCGGCTGACCATGAACCCCGCCGCCCACATCGACCCCGTCGGCAGCATCCTCGTGCCGCTCGTCCTGTGGCTCGCGCCGGGCAACGTCCTGTTCGGGTGGGCCCGCCCGGTTCCGGTGGACCCGCGCAACTACCGGAACTACCGCCGCGGGGACATCTTGGTCTCTCTGGCGGGCATCACGGCGAACCTGCTGCTGGCCGCGGCGTTCACCGGGCTGATCATCGTGCTTGTCCACCTCGGCCGCGCGGCGCCGGCCGGTGAGGAGGTGTTCAGCCTGCTGCGGACGATGGCGCGGGTCGGCATCTGGTTGAACTTGCTCCTGGCCTTCTTCAACCTGATCCCGATACCGCCGCTGGATGGTTCACACGTCCTGTACCACCTGTTGCCGACGCGACTGGCGCTCGTCTACCGTGGGGTCGGACGCTACGGCATGGTGGTGCTGTTGCTGCTTCTCTTCCTCGCACCCGAGGTGATCGACTTCCTGCTCTGGCCGGTCTCGATGCTGGACGGCCTGGCGGCCGCGCTGGTGCGGCTCTCGACATGA
- a CDS encoding DUF58 domain-containing protein produces the protein MSPFLRRRSAATAPRAPSSRDDGARVGNRDDRAGVPREVLHQVRLIELRTRGWVNSLFSGGYLSVFRGRGMEFAEVRAYQEGDDVRTIDWNVTARMGHPYVKKHIEERELSVLLVVDLSGSEQFGTRGRFKAELAAEIAAVLALSAVRNNDRVGLLIFTDHIEHFVPPKKGRRHVLRLIRDVLVFQPRGRGTELARALDYAGRVLRHRAVIFVLSDFLLGAADGDARAARVQDLERTLRLVSARHDVVAIAIRDAAEEALPDVGVLVVVDPETGREVAIDTGSAAVRALYASHAAQEREAVQRLFRRLGVDEVEVRTDRSYIGPLLSFFRKRERQRGR, from the coding sequence TTGAGCCCGTTCCTCCGGCGGCGAAGCGCCGCGACCGCTCCCCGCGCCCCGTCGTCCCGGGACGACGGGGCGCGCGTCGGTAACCGGGACGACCGGGCCGGCGTACCACGCGAAGTCCTGCACCAGGTCCGGCTGATCGAGCTGCGCACTCGCGGCTGGGTGAACTCGCTGTTCAGCGGGGGATACCTCTCGGTCTTCCGCGGCCGGGGGATGGAGTTCGCCGAGGTGCGGGCGTACCAGGAGGGCGACGACGTCCGCACCATCGATTGGAACGTCACGGCCCGGATGGGCCATCCGTATGTCAAGAAGCACATCGAGGAGCGGGAGCTCTCGGTCCTGCTCGTCGTGGACCTCTCGGGCTCTGAGCAGTTCGGCACGCGGGGCCGCTTCAAGGCCGAGCTGGCCGCGGAGATCGCCGCCGTGCTCGCGCTGTCTGCCGTCCGGAACAACGATCGCGTCGGGCTGCTCATCTTCACGGACCACATCGAGCACTTCGTCCCGCCCAAGAAGGGGCGGCGGCACGTGCTGCGCTTGATCCGCGACGTGCTCGTCTTCCAGCCACGCGGCCGCGGCACCGAGCTCGCCCGCGCTCTGGATTACGCCGGCCGCGTGCTGCGCCATCGGGCCGTGATCTTCGTCCTGAGCGATTTCCTCCTCGGCGCCGCGGACGGCGATGCACGCGCGGCGCGGGTGCAGGACCTGGAGCGGACGCTGCGCCTCGTCTCCGCGCGGCACGACGTCGTCGCCATCGCGATCCGGGATGCCGCGGAGGAGGCGTTGCCCGACGTCGGCGTGCTCGTGGTCGTGGACCCGGAGACGGGGCGCGAGGTCGCGATCGACACCGGGAGCGCGGCCGTGCGGGCGCTGTACGCGAGCCACGCCGCGCAGGAGCGCGAGGCGGTGCAGCGGCTCTTCCGTCGTCTGGGTGTGGACGAGGTGGAGGTCCGGACGGACCGCTCCTACATCGGGCCGCTGCTCTCGTTCTTCCGGAAGAGGGAAAGGCAGCGGGGACGATGA
- a CDS encoding rRNA pseudouridine synthase: MGETVRLQKLLSRAGVASRRRAEELILAGRVRVNGEPVTELGARVDPERDRVEVDGREVALSAPAWIALHKPPGYVTTRRDPQGRPTIYDLLPAKLRGLFHVGRLDADSEGLLILTNEGDVANRLLHPRYGVDRVYEVEVEGRVSAATERRLLRGIELEDGPARAQAIERRRATAPGITRLRITMRDGRKRIVRRMMAAAGHPVRRLVRLSHGPVRLGRLAPGAWRRLSTREVEALHRLARGFEEPRGGDAGSGRERPPGRSR, from the coding sequence TTGGGCGAGACGGTGCGCCTCCAGAAGCTGCTTTCCAGGGCCGGCGTCGCGTCCCGACGTCGCGCCGAGGAGTTGATCCTTGCGGGCCGCGTTCGGGTCAACGGCGAGCCCGTCACGGAGCTGGGCGCCCGGGTGGACCCGGAGCGGGACCGGGTCGAGGTGGACGGGCGTGAGGTCGCGCTGTCCGCGCCCGCCTGGATCGCGCTCCACAAGCCGCCGGGGTACGTGACGACGAGGCGCGACCCCCAGGGTCGACCGACGATCTATGACCTCTTGCCGGCGAAGCTCCGCGGGTTGTTCCACGTCGGTCGGCTGGATGCGGACAGCGAGGGCCTCCTGATCCTCACCAACGAGGGAGACGTGGCGAACCGGCTCCTGCATCCGCGCTACGGCGTGGATCGCGTCTACGAGGTCGAGGTCGAGGGCCGCGTTTCGGCGGCGACGGAGCGGCGGCTGCTGCGTGGCATCGAGCTCGAGGACGGGCCGGCCCGGGCGCAGGCCATCGAGCGGAGGCGCGCCACGGCGCCGGGGATCACCCGTCTGCGGATCACCATGCGGGACGGCCGGAAACGGATCGTGCGCCGGATGATGGCGGCGGCGGGGCACCCGGTGCGGCGCCTGGTCCGCCTGAGTCATGGGCCAGTACGGCTCGGGCGGTTGGCGCCGGGCGCGTGGCGGCGACTCTCGACCAGAGAGGTCGAGGCGCTCCACCGGCTCGCCCGGGGGTTCGAGGAACCACGGGGCGGCGACGCGGGCTCGGGCCGCGAGCGCCCACCCGGCAGAAGCCGTTGA
- the rpsT gene encoding 30S ribosomal protein S20 gives MPNNKSAIKRMIQARKRAARNRAQRSRLKTAIKKVLNAQDGAQATQLFRETEALLDRLASRRIIHPNKAARQKARLARRVLALGGTP, from the coding sequence TTGCCCAACAACAAGAGCGCGATCAAGCGGATGATCCAGGCGCGCAAGCGGGCAGCGAGGAACCGCGCCCAGCGCTCGCGCCTCAAGACGGCGATCAAGAAGGTGCTCAACGCCCAGGACGGGGCGCAGGCCACCCAGCTGTTCCGCGAGACCGAGGCGCTGCTGGACCGGTTGGCGTCGCGGCGCATCATCCATCCGAACAAGGCGGCTCGGCAGAAGGCGCGGCTCGCGCGGCGCGTCCTGGCGCTGGGCGGCACCCCCTGA
- a CDS encoding short-chain dehydrogenase, with product MDIQGKTVLLLGGSGLVGMAVARRVIQYAPGTVVLSALRRDEAEGAVEELRAAGVPEGTRLVPEWGNVFLPEPLKDRSREEVLADPESRALLLDDLLGELTDEVVRRSALGVLLERHRPELVVDCINTATAFAYQNMFASGIALREAAHAGRVDAEAVERHLATLYLPQLIRHVQIALEAMRRAGTRLYVKVGTSGTGGMGLNIPFTHSEERPSRTLLAKAGVAGAHTLLLYLMARTPGGPAVKEIKPTAAISWKAIGYGEIKRGGRPIPRCDAVRPVPLRDAFGEAAADAHRPLDGHLEGVYLDAGENGWFSLAEFETLTALGLMEFITPEEVADNVVREVLGFPTGRDVVAALDATTSGPTYRAGVLRQVALERMEELERQHGGAGVAYEMLGPPRLSKLLFEGAILARLFHDLNEAAALDPDRTAEAAHALIERDHDLRVHALSIGIPVLLPDGERLLRGAQVRVMPEPGQSPADPRLADRGWIDLRPANWARWRARCSAMRREIEADPGPDRGSRSDEGPLSRRLELRPGRLAAWVFRVEDGGRRVRR from the coding sequence ATGGACATCCAGGGCAAGACGGTGTTGCTCCTCGGCGGTTCGGGACTCGTCGGGATGGCGGTTGCCCGGCGCGTCATCCAGTACGCGCCGGGCACTGTCGTTCTCAGCGCGCTCCGCCGCGACGAGGCGGAAGGGGCCGTCGAGGAGCTCCGGGCCGCCGGCGTCCCCGAGGGCACGCGCCTGGTTCCGGAGTGGGGCAACGTCTTCCTCCCCGAGCCGTTGAAGGACCGGTCGCGGGAGGAGGTGCTGGCCGACCCCGAGAGCCGGGCGCTGTTGCTGGACGACCTGCTCGGGGAGCTGACGGACGAGGTGGTCCGGAGGTCGGCGCTGGGCGTACTCCTCGAGCGCCACCGGCCCGAGCTGGTGGTGGACTGCATCAACACGGCGACGGCCTTCGCGTACCAGAACATGTTCGCCAGCGGCATCGCGCTCCGCGAAGCGGCGCACGCGGGCCGCGTGGATGCGGAGGCAGTGGAACGACACCTCGCCACGCTGTACCTCCCCCAGCTCATCCGCCACGTACAGATCGCGCTCGAAGCGATGCGCCGGGCAGGCACCCGGCTGTACGTCAAGGTCGGCACCTCCGGCACCGGCGGCATGGGCCTGAACATCCCGTTCACGCACTCCGAGGAACGACCGAGCCGGACGCTGCTGGCCAAGGCGGGCGTCGCCGGCGCGCACACGTTGCTGCTCTACCTCATGGCGCGCACGCCGGGCGGCCCTGCGGTCAAGGAGATCAAGCCCACGGCCGCCATCAGTTGGAAGGCGATCGGCTACGGCGAGATCAAGCGCGGCGGCCGTCCCATCCCTCGTTGCGACGCCGTCCGCCCGGTTCCGCTCCGGGATGCGTTCGGTGAAGCGGCGGCGGACGCGCATCGCCCGCTCGACGGCCACCTGGAGGGCGTCTACCTCGACGCAGGGGAGAACGGCTGGTTCAGCCTCGCCGAGTTCGAGACGCTCACTGCGCTCGGCCTCATGGAGTTCATCACGCCGGAGGAGGTCGCCGACAACGTGGTGCGCGAGGTGCTCGGCTTCCCGACGGGCCGCGACGTCGTCGCCGCGTTGGATGCCACGACGTCCGGCCCGACCTACCGGGCGGGCGTCCTGCGCCAGGTCGCCCTCGAGCGGATGGAGGAGCTGGAGCGCCAACACGGCGGCGCCGGCGTGGCCTACGAGATGCTCGGGCCGCCGCGGCTCTCCAAGCTCCTCTTCGAGGGCGCGATCCTCGCGCGCCTGTTCCACGACCTCAACGAGGCCGCAGCCCTGGACCCGGACCGGACGGCCGAGGCCGCGCACGCGCTGATCGAGCGAGACCACGACCTCAGGGTCCACGCGCTCTCCATCGGCATCCCCGTGCTCCTGCCCGACGGCGAACGGCTGCTCCGCGGCGCCCAGGTCCGGGTCATGCCGGAGCCCGGGCAGTCGCCGGCGGACCCGCGGCTGGCCGATCGGGGCTGGATCGACCTGCGGCCAGCAAACTGGGCGCGCTGGCGCGCACGCTGCTCCGCCATGCGGCGCGAGATCGAGGCCGACCCCGGCCCGGACCGCGGCTCTCGCAGCGATGAAGGGCCGCTCTCGCGCCGTCTCGAGCTCAGGCCGGGACGCCTCGCGGCCTGGGTGTTCCGGGTCGAGGACGGAGGCCGGCGCGTCCGTCGGTAG
- a CDS encoding segregation/condensation protein A: MMTDTQVADAGFIVELERFQGPLDLLLHLIREQDIDIFDIPIARITEQFLKAIEGIERLGLDRAGEFLEMAATLIRIKAQMLLPRRVDEDGELIDPRADLVRRLLEYEHFREAARRLEEAEAERARLYPRGYVPPIPRNEQPVELEVTWDEVWAAALALGTRQRPPAEHRVTQRAVPLQEKIKLILDTLSRMARVEFRRLVAPFGDRLHAVVTLLAGLELAKQHVLAMRQREVFAPLWFYRRNGKKLDASD, translated from the coding sequence ATGATGACGGACACGCAGGTCGCCGACGCCGGCTTCATCGTGGAGCTCGAGCGGTTCCAGGGTCCGCTCGACCTGTTGCTCCACCTGATCCGGGAACAGGACATCGACATCTTCGACATCCCGATCGCCCGCATCACCGAGCAGTTCCTCAAGGCGATCGAGGGGATCGAGCGGCTCGGGCTCGACCGTGCGGGCGAGTTCCTCGAGATGGCCGCGACGCTGATCCGGATCAAGGCGCAGATGCTGTTGCCTCGGCGCGTGGACGAGGATGGCGAGCTGATCGATCCGCGTGCCGACCTGGTGCGCCGACTGCTCGAGTACGAGCATTTCCGCGAGGCGGCGCGGCGGCTCGAGGAGGCCGAGGCCGAGCGGGCGCGGCTCTACCCGCGCGGCTACGTCCCGCCGATCCCGCGCAACGAGCAGCCCGTCGAGCTGGAGGTGACGTGGGACGAGGTCTGGGCGGCGGCGCTCGCCCTGGGCACGCGGCAGCGCCCCCCTGCGGAGCATCGTGTCACGCAGCGGGCCGTGCCGCTCCAGGAGAAGATCAAACTGATCCTCGACACGCTCAGCCGCATGGCGCGCGTCGAGTTCCGGCGCCTCGTCGCGCCGTTCGGCGACCGGCTCCATGCCGTGGTGACGTTGCTGGCCGGGCTCGAGCTGGCCAAGCAGCACGTGCTCGCCATGCGCCAGCGCGAGGTCTTCGCGCCGTTGTGGTTCTACCGGAGGAACGGGAAGAAGCTGGATGCGAGCGACTGA